In Syntrophales bacterium, the genomic window TATGGTGACTGCAATCATCTGTGCAAGGGCAATGGTGATATATGGGATCGTCTTTCCCATGATTAACTCAAATGGTTTTATAGGGGTAACGATCAGTTGTTCCATGGTACCTGTTTCTTTCTCTTTTATTATCGCCATGGAGGTAAAGACCATTGTAAGAATCATGATCAAAAAGGCCACGATACCCGGCACGTAAAAGTTCCGGCTATCAAGATTTGGGTTATACCATGTCCTTATTCGGGCATCTATTTTGCCGTAGTTTATCTTTTCAGGGTGAAGCTCCTTGATTAAAATCCGGTTCAATCTATCCAGGACGATGGTGGTATAAGCTATTCTGACAGATGCCATATTGCTCATGCTTCCGTCAGCGAGTATCTGAATATCGGCTGTTTCTCCTTTTCTTATGTGTTCGCTAAAATTGGGGTCGATTTTGATTGCCAGATCAATCTTTTTCCTGAGCAATATCTGCTCCAGATCCTTCGGATTGTCCGTATATTGGGTAATACGAAAGGTTTTATTGGCGCTGAAGGCATCTATCAACATTCGGCTTTCCCGTGTACGGGATTGGTCGAGAAGCCCGACTCTGATGTCCCGTACATCGGTCGTCACTACATACCCGAAGATGAGCAACTGAATAAGGGGTGCGATGACTAAAATAGGCCTGTTTTTCTTATCCCTGAAAAGCTGAATAAATTCCTTGCGGACCAGTTCTCGAATCCTAATCCAGTTCATCTCACATTCCTTCCTTTTTAAGCACAAGAAGATTCATGCCCGTTAGGATAACAAACATGACCGCCAGTACCATATAGCTTGGCCACAGGTGATCGAGCCCCAGATTTCGCAGATATAACCCATTTAAAATATCGATAAAATATCTGGCCGGGACAATGTAAGTTATTATCTGAAGGATTTTGGGCATATTTACAATGGGAAAAACAAAATCGGAAAGAAGCAGAGAAGGCAGATAAGTAATCAACAGGGCAAGTTGATTGGCCACCAGTTGTGATTTTGTAACAACGGAAATAAGAAGGCCGAGACTGAGTGCGACAAACAGATAGACTGAGGATGCAAGTACCATCAACCAGAAGCTGGATTTCATGACAACACCGAAGAGCATCTGTCCCATCAAAACGGCAACAAGCACATCTATCAGCCCTATAAAAAAATAGGGGATCGCTTTTCCTGTTAAAAATTCAGCCCCTCTGAGAGGCAGGGAACGTATCGTTTCCATTGTCCCATTTTCATACTCGCGGGCAATTACCAGCGAGGTCAGCATGGCTCCTACGATCATGATAATGATTGCAATGATGCCGGGGACGATAAAATTACGGCTCTCAAGATCTTCATTAAACCAGACTCGTATACGTCCCTCAATTGGCGGCTTTATCTTCTCCATTCCTTTACGATTGAGAAAATCAAGGAGTAACTGACTGTTATATTCCTCAACAAATGCCATAATGTATCCCCGTGATATGCCGGCAAAATTTGGATCACTGCCGTCAAGTAGAACCTGAATGGGAGTTTCGCGGTCCGCGTTGATGTCCGCGGTCCAGCCAGGAGGAATAATCACTGCCATCGTTGTCCAGCCATTGTCCAGATATTCTGTCACAGCCTTGGTATCCGTAAGCTGGTTGGCGATGTTGAAATAGGAAGATGCGTCGAGCTTGCGTATGAAATCACGGCTTAAGTAGGTTTTGTCATGATCCACCACAACGGTTTTAATGTTGTCCACATCCAGGCTGAGGGCATAACCGAAGAGGAGAATCAGAAGAAGCGGGATAACAAAGGCCAGATACAGGCTCCTGAAATCTCTGATCAGGTGGTAGAATTCTTTTCGAACAATGGCTTTAATCTTTACCGTGTTCAATTGTTTCTCCTGGCCATCAATTCAACAAAAACATCATTTAAGCCGGCCTCGGGGCGATCGGGGAAGGTTTCTTTGATAATCTCTGAAGGGCTGCCGGACGTAACTATTTTACCCTCATCAAGGACTGCAATCCGCTGGCAATTATGCGCCTCGTCCATATAGTGTGTGGTAACAAAGATTGTCACACCATCTTCTGCCAGCCTTCCAATAAATTCCCAGAAATGGCGGCGTGTGATCGGATCAACGCCTGACGTGGGTTCATCGAGAAAGAGGATATCAGGATGGTGAAGGAGGGCGCATCCCAGGGCCAGGCGTTGTCGCCATCCTGGCGGCAATTCTCTGGTAAGCCTTTGGCGGACATCCTGCAGACGGGCAATATCCAGGATCTGTTCAATCCTTTCCTTCCACTGGTCTGGTGGCACGTTATATATTCCAAGGTAGAAACGGAGGTTCTCAAACGGGGTCATATCTTCATAAAGGGAAAATTTTTGCGACATATACCCTATTGAGTTTTTGATTTCTTCCGGTTCCGTACAGATATCATGTCCGGCAACCACACCGGAACCGGACGTCGGAGTTATGATCCCGCACAGCATCCGGATAGTAGTCGATTTCCCGGAACCGTTCGGACCTAACAGGCCAAAGATTTCCCCTCTTTTAACAGAAAAAGAGATTCTGTCCACGGCAACAAACTGACCGAATCTCTTCTCTAAATCCTTTACAAAAATAGCATCTTGTGTCGTCATTTCACATCTTGAATTTATCGTGTACAAGTTCCTCGTCAACTTCTTTTATTCGATGGATCATGGCTTCCTCAAGATCCGGAAAGTTGGATCTCATCTTTTCGGGAGTTGCTGTATCAAGAATCCTCGATTTGTGCATGATGGCGAGGCGATCACACTTTTCTCCTTCATCCAGATAGGCCGTTGAAATGAGAACGGTCATACCTTCCCGCTTCATCTCAGAAAGGATCTCCCAAAATTCCTGCCGTGATACGGGATCCACACCGTTGGTCGGCTCATCGAGGATGAGAACCGTAGGTTGATGTATGAGAACACAGGCAAGTCCCAATTTCTGTTTCATACCTCCGGAGAGATTACCCGCCAGACGATCAACAAATGGGAGGAGATTGGAAAACCCGAGATACCGTTCCCTCCGCTTCTTCCTCTCTTGGCCGAAAATTCCGAAGATATCCATAAAAAAACTGATGTTTTCATCAACCGTGAGATCCTGGTAGAGGCCGAAACGCTGCGGCATATATCCCATTACGGTTTTGACACTTGTTTTCTGAGAGACAACATCCATCCCCCCGACCTGAATCCGTCCGGAAGACGGCTCTATCATGGTTGCTATCATCCGAAGCAGAGTTGATTTGCCCGCCCCGTCAGACCCCACAAGTCCGAATATGGTCCCCCTGTCTACATGAAAAGATACATCGTAGACGGCCTTCACGTCCCCAAAACTCTTGGAGATATTTTCAACCTGAATAAAGCAGTTTTCAGGGGTCAGGAATCGGCTGTCAGACATTTTTTCTCCTATTAGATCATCGTAAAATAACTCTATATGGGGTTTTCAAGGCATCGCAGAAATTTTTTCTGCTAGTAAAAGCATGAACTATACAATCATGGCATCAATCCCTGACCACTGCCCCCTGACCACTGACCACTGATTACCGCAACCAGGCATCGGCCGGCATTCCCGATTTCAATTCAAGGTCTGGATTGGGAATAGAAACCTTGACAAGGTATACAAGCTTGACCCTCTCCTTATGAGTCTGGATTATCTTCGGTGTAAACTCCCCTTCAGGAGATATGAATGAAACTTCCCCCTTATAGATCTTATCAGGAAAAGTATCCACCCTCACTTCAACACGTTGCCCCGGTTTTACTTTACCTATTTCTGTCTCGCCAACGAATATTTTCAGATGCACAGTGGAAAGATCCGAAAGTGTCAGGACCTCACGGCCAGGCATTACCACCTCCCCAAGCTCAATATTTCGGCTGGCTATTATTCCATTGAAAGGCGCCTTCAACTTTGTATACTTGAGCTGAATTTCCGTGATTTTAAGGGCTGCTCTCACCGCCCGAACATCGGCCTTCGTTGCCTCAACTTCCTTTTCCGTAGCTTCAATCTTTTTTAAATTGCTCTGCGCCTGTTCCAGAACAGCCTCCGCTTCCGACAGTCTTGCATTCGCTGTCTGATACCTGAGCTTTACAGTTTCCCACTCATTTTCCGAAACAACATTTTTTTCAAATAACGTATCATACCTTTTTTTATGCTTCCGCGCCTCCTCCATAGTATCCCTGGAGCTTGAAACAACGGCCCTCGCCCTTGCAACTTCAGCGGGAAGTGTTTTCCTGTATATTTCTAAAACCATCTCTAATTGCCGCAGTTTCTTTGCAGATCTGTCCAGATTGGCACTGGCCTGTTCATGGCGAGCCCGGTATTCAGATTGATCCAGTTCCGCAAGAATCTGTCCATTTTCTACAGACTCCCCTTCCCTAACAGATACATTTACAACTCTTCCACCAACTTGAAAAGCAAGTTGAGAATTCGTCGCCTCCATGGTTCCAGAATAGTATAATTCGCCAAGTTTCGCCTTCCGCTGGCCCGAGTAAACCAGAAGACCCACACCCAGAATAAGGGCAGCAAAAGCTATCACACCAATTTTTTTCTTCAATCTTACCCCCTATATCCACCGCCCAGAACGTTCTTTGTTTTTTGAAATCCTTACATAACTGTTTTTGGTCGTTGCGATAAGCGAGCGATCCTTTCAACTCAAATCAACGAAACAGCACAGCCATAAAAGAACTAAAACAAAAAAACACCGAACATTCAATAAAAAACTTTTACTGTAGCCATAGATACCGGTAATACCGCTAACTACGGTTATTTTGTAGGTCCCAGGTGACAATATATTACCCGATTTATCGATCAAGGTGTCTCATTTTTATTGACACATTCCGCAGACTTAATTAGAATTTAAAATCAGTAACGATGTTGGTAAACGCAAAGAATTTATGGTAATAAAAGACTGGATAACACACGAATACGGAGAAGAGATGCACAGGCCTATAACTTACGAACTCCAGAAGAAAAACATTGTAACCGGGAAAAGGAAAATCAGATTCCATATACGTAGCGCTGTAGGTTTCAGGGAGAGCACCTACAATGACAACTAAAGATACCGATATTGCGAAATTTATATCATCGAATCCGCTTTTCTTCTCACTGCAACCTGATCATATAAAAGAGATTGCATCTAAATTT contains:
- a CDS encoding ABC transporter permease: MNWIRIRELVRKEFIQLFRDKKNRPILVIAPLIQLLIFGYVVTTDVRDIRVGLLDQSRTRESRMLIDAFSANKTFRITQYTDNPKDLEQILLRKKIDLAIKIDPNFSEHIRKGETADIQILADGSMSNMASVRIAYTTIVLDRLNRILIKELHPEKINYGKIDARIRTWYNPNLDSRNFYVPGIVAFLIMILTMVFTSMAIIKEKETGTMEQLIVTPIKPFELIMGKTIPYITIALAQMIAVTIFAIFWFRIPMAGSIPLLFFATCFFLLSTLGIGLFISTISSTQQQAMMTTFFFILPFFMLSGFVFPIANMPQVVQWLTYLNPLMYFLIIIRGIFLKGVGLTVLWPQFLGLLILGLIVFAGSVGRFRKRLD
- a CDS encoding ABC transporter permease → MNTVKIKAIVRKEFYHLIRDFRSLYLAFVIPLLLILLFGYALSLDVDNIKTVVVDHDKTYLSRDFIRKLDASSYFNIANQLTDTKAVTEYLDNGWTTMAVIIPPGWTADINADRETPIQVLLDGSDPNFAGISRGYIMAFVEEYNSQLLLDFLNRKGMEKIKPPIEGRIRVWFNEDLESRNFIVPGIIAIIIMIVGAMLTSLVIAREYENGTMETIRSLPLRGAEFLTGKAIPYFFIGLIDVLVAVLMGQMLFGVVMKSSFWLMVLASSVYLFVALSLGLLISVVTKSQLVANQLALLITYLPSLLLSDFVFPIVNMPKILQIITYIVPARYFIDILNGLYLRNLGLDHLWPSYMVLAVMFVILTGMNLLVLKKEGM
- a CDS encoding ABC transporter ATP-binding protein, yielding MTTQDAIFVKDLEKRFGQFVAVDRISFSVKRGEIFGLLGPNGSGKSTTIRMLCGIITPTSGSGVVAGHDICTEPEEIKNSIGYMSQKFSLYEDMTPFENLRFYLGIYNVPPDQWKERIEQILDIARLQDVRQRLTRELPPGWRQRLALGCALLHHPDILFLDEPTSGVDPITRRHFWEFIGRLAEDGVTIFVTTHYMDEAHNCQRIAVLDEGKIVTSGSPSEIIKETFPDRPEAGLNDVFVELMARRNN
- a CDS encoding ABC transporter ATP-binding protein → MSDSRFLTPENCFIQVENISKSFGDVKAVYDVSFHVDRGTIFGLVGSDGAGKSTLLRMIATMIEPSSGRIQVGGMDVVSQKTSVKTVMGYMPQRFGLYQDLTVDENISFFMDIFGIFGQERKKRRERYLGFSNLLPFVDRLAGNLSGGMKQKLGLACVLIHQPTVLILDEPTNGVDPVSRQEFWEILSEMKREGMTVLISTAYLDEGEKCDRLAIMHKSRILDTATPEKMRSNFPDLEEAMIHRIKEVDEELVHDKFKM
- a CDS encoding efflux RND transporter periplasmic adaptor subunit; translated protein: MKKKIGVIAFAALILGVGLLVYSGQRKAKLGELYYSGTMEATNSQLAFQVGGRVVNVSVREGESVENGQILAELDQSEYRARHEQASANLDRSAKKLRQLEMVLEIYRKTLPAEVARARAVVSSSRDTMEEARKHKKRYDTLFEKNVVSENEWETVKLRYQTANARLSEAEAVLEQAQSNLKKIEATEKEVEATKADVRAVRAALKITEIQLKYTKLKAPFNGIIASRNIELGEVVMPGREVLTLSDLSTVHLKIFVGETEIGKVKPGQRVEVRVDTFPDKIYKGEVSFISPEGEFTPKIIQTHKERVKLVYLVKVSIPNPDLELKSGMPADAWLR